From the Calonectris borealis chromosome 15, bCalBor7.hap1.2, whole genome shotgun sequence genome, the window AGATGTGTGCTTGTCTGGAGAACGCATGTCACAGAGTTGGGAATGGAGGCAGGATGGGCACAGAGTGTTCTTGCCCAGCATCCTTTGTGAGGCTCTCAAGGGTCTGGAGTTGGAAGCCTTCCCAATGTTGAGATAGTGTGTGGTATTGAAATGTCCACAATGTCCTTTGAGGTTATGAAGATCTCCCACCAGAGACAGtcccttgtgctgctgcctgcctgacgCAGGGAATGTGTTGGTAAGAGGGGGTGAGATGCAGGCTGCTAAATACTGTCTGATGAACGCTTTCCCTCTTGTTTTGAGCAAGGTGTTGTGGGAGGGTAGTGCTTCAATCTTCTGTCCCTGTGTTGTGGTGAGCATCTACAGGAGCTTCTGCAGCCGTTGATGTTGCCATGATGGTTCCTTGCGCCTCCTCAGGCAGGATTTGTAAGGGCACACGAGGAGGTGGGTATAATCTTTGTGCTCCTGACTTCCCCTACTTGTGCGCCTGCACAGTTGGCCTCAGCAGAGATGCTGTGTCCTATTACACATGGCTTGTTCTGATACGTGCACGTCCGTGCCAAACCCTGCACAGCagcccagctctggttttctatgGTACAAGTTTTCCCACCCAGTTGCTATTGTGAGTGTGCTTGCGCTTCAGCATTTGGTGTGGTTCTCTTGACAAATGAAGTCCGTGTGGACTGGGATCCGAGCTGTCACAGTTCTAATCACAGAATCTTTAAGAACTCTAACGTGCAGCTCTGTAGAGTTTCCAGCCGAAATTGCTGAAAAGGCACAAAGTATTTAGGGTGACGTTCAGGCATCTGGGAAGAGTCTGCCAGAGGGTGAATGGCTTTGCGTCCGTCCATATGTTCTTTGTGCCATTTGTGAGGGAAGGTGAGGATGTGCCAAGGCCTGGGTCATGCTCAGAGTGGGGTTTAGAGCTGGGGCATGTTATGGTGGTGGAGCAACATCTGGGTATTGTGGCAGTGATTCTCCTAGTGGGATGGAGTAGGGCCTGGGTATGCATCACGGGGCGGGTGACTTTGAATGGGGCAGAGTCTTGCTGATGGACATGGGAGGTGCTGTGTCATTGGGGAAGGACTGGAGAATGTTTGCTTAGCAAGAGATCTGCAGATTTCCCATAGCGTGTCATAGAGGATGCCAGTAGAAAACCTTAAGAAGAGGCCTGATGCACAGGGCTGCTTGCCTGGAGTCCTCTCAGGACCTCCAGAAGTTCTGCACATTGTTGCACCCTTTTGTCCTCAGTGGTATTCCTGCGTGATGTGAAGACATCTGGCGTAGGCTCCTTTAATAATTTGCTCCTGAGGATGGTATGTTGCTGGTCAAACAGAAGGGTTTTGAAATTTGGATCATGTTGTCTGCCTTCTCTAAAGGTCTCCTCAGTCACCTCTCTGCTCATCTCCCTTGCTAGGCAGGGGAAGAAGTGCTCTCCGTATTCAAGATGTTGGCAAACCTTGCGTTTCAATAAAGTGGAACGGCTTCCTTTAGTTTTCTTCTCTCAGCAAAAATTCCCAcccttttggtttttcttctttcacattGGCAATCTGTTGGTAACAGTGGGTGAGATGCAGATGGCAGAATTTTCGCAGCTGTCTGGTTGCAGAGCTTTGGGCCGTTTGCCATCAGTGTGGGGGATGGCTTTTGCACTCTCCTGAGCCGAGGTTGACGTTGAGAGAATGTCCTTAGCTTTCAGGTGTCCCTTCTGCTTCCCCTGTGGTAGAAGTGCATAAGGGAGCACTACACACTGTCCAGCATTTTCAAGGCTTTTGCAGAACATGAGTAATTTTCTTCTGTCCAGCATCCCCAGAAATCTCTGTTAATGTTAAGGGGCAATGTCCCTTAAAACCAGTTCTCCtgtcctgaaaatgtttctttttctgaagaagcaaCCAGTGATGCTACAGGTAAGTCAATGATACCTAAAGAAGACATGTTTGAGAGGCTGATGTACTTTTGTTCGTGTTCCATTTTGGTATCTTCATGTTGGATCGACCGAATGTTGCCTGGATTGTAATGCCTGTAGGTTTAGAGCAGCAAAGCACCGCTGCCTGCTCTCGTTCCTTTCCCGCTGCTTCCAGGCACAGGTTAAGGTGGTGGCACCAAGCACAGATGGAGGAGAGACCCCAATGCATTTTGTGGAGTGCATGTGTTGGGTGTTGAGGGGATGTTCTCAGTGACAATCCCGTGGTGTTACCTTGGTGGCTTTTGTTTGGCCATGAGACAGGTAGCTCATGCTGGTGAAAGGGAGATATTTCGTGGGGACTAATGCTGCCGGGTACCGAGATTCTTGGTGTGTTGTTCTGGCAGTGCGTGCTGCCTGAAACGGAAAGCAAGAGCTTGACCTTCGTTGTGCAGGTGGAAAAGGAGGCCAGAAGAATAGCTCTTCATCGAGATACAGGAAGAGCGCTTGGGAGCTGTGGTTTCCTCGTGTTTTTTCAGCCTTCCTGGAGGATTGGAGTGCTGGGTTGTGATGGATTTGAGTCCCCTAAAGAAAGACTCCCCTGTGTTGTTTGGACTCATTGGAGCCTGTTTGCACAGATGCCGAAGTACCTGGGGCTTGGGCTTGTGTTTCTGAGGGTGGTGGATTCTGTTCTGATGTAGCAGAGCTCTTCTTTGCTATATGGTTGCCTTGCTCTGTTATTTGCCGGGTCCTCGAGTGGACTGGAGGCTGAAGAGTGTGGTCTTCCtccagaagggaagggaaggtgcaGGGGCAGTCTGTCGATACTGCATAGATGGGAGGAAAGCAGGAAGATTGTTTGCCATCCGGAGGCATGGAAGGCGGAAGGGAGGGGGAATGAGAACTCTTGCCAGAGGGCATTTCCATGCTTCATGGCAAGTGTGGTGTAGTCACGTGGAAAATCTTTtggtaaaagggaaaaagaaaagaaggtggaAGCGGAAGAGAACGGGAGGCAAGATTAGGGCAGgacagagcaggaaagaaaaagaatgaggaagaaaagaaggaggaaagagaaaagaaaaaaggaagacgatggaggagaaaggaagagaggaccaaagggaaaggaagaaggaaagaatgagaaaggaagcaggaaaggaaggaatctatgcaaggaaaaaggaagcaagggagaaagaaaggaggaaaagaaaggaaggaaggaaggagggaagcaagggaggaaggaaggaaggaaggaagagacgATAAAGGAGATTCCTAGCATGCACCGACGTTATCTCTGCACGGTAAATGGAGTTGAGGACCTTGGCATCTTTGGTTGTCATTCAGTGACACTGTAAGTCGTGATGAAAAGTGGTGAGGAATAGGAGAGAGCTCTTGCCTGAGAGCATGACCGTGCTCCGTGGCGAGAGTGATGTAGTCATATAGAAAACATACTGGTAACGGGGAGAAGAAGAGAAGGGGAGGGCAGGACAGGgataagaagagaaggaaggagggaacaacagagagaaagaaaagcaaagaacaaagcaCGCCAtagagagaaagaagataaagaaaggaagaaacgaTAAACTAGCATGCACCGATGCCATCACTGTACAGAGAAAGGAGGGtatggagagaaagaaagaaggaaagaaagaatgaaagaaggaggaaaaagaaaaaaaaagcaagaagggaagaaatgaagCAGGAAGTaacaaaggaaggaagatgacaaagaagagaaagaaaggaagaaatcataAAGGAGATTATCAGTGTGCAGCAACATTATTTCTAGAGGCGGAACCGAGTTGGTCCCTAACAGCCTCCCCCTTGGTCAGAATACCGCGCTCCGGCACCGAGGCCCCGTAATTAGCGCTGGTGCCCCGTAATTAGCGCTGATGGCTCCGTCTTTGACGGTCTCCGCCGCGGCGCCGGAGGTGACTGCTGAGCTGCGAGCGGGGATGAAGAAGCGAGAAGGATAGAAAGAGACGGGAAAAGGGAGTAAAGAATCGGGGAGGGCAGGGCAAGACCgaaaaggagaaggaacagaaggcacagaaggaagcagaaagagaaggaggaaagagaagaaagcaggaagaagttggaaagagaggacagaggaaagagaagaagagaagaaagaacaaagagaagaaaattagtaggaaagaaaggaagaacgaGAGAAACGACTAAAAAGAGATAgttgaaggaagaaagaaggagaacagaagaaagagaaaggaagaaggaaagagcaatcaagcaaggaaaaattaaaaaaaaagaaagaagaaacagaaagaggaggaagggaggcagagacggcagaggagatgagcagcgcggggccggggcaggagcgtgCGAGGCGGCGGAGCAGCGCACGGTGTCGCTGCAGGCTCAGCaacggcggcggagcggcgaggcggctccgccccggcgcggcggagaGCCCGGCTGtgagcgcgggggggcggcgcggggcgggcaggagagcCGGTgcgtgcgggcggcggcggggagccgtgcggggcccggccgggcggcggcggcggcggcggcgatgggcGTGTGCTGGGGGCccgtggtgcgggtgctggtgctgcaggcggcctgggcgctgggcggcgggCAGGTGCGCTACTCGGTGCCGGAGGAAGCCAAGGCCGGGACGGTGGTGGGCCGGCTGGCGCAGGACCTGGGCCTGGAGGCGGGCGAGCCGGaggcgcggcggctgcggctggtggcgcagggccggcgggcgagcgtggaggtgagcggggcgagcggggcgctGGTGGTGAGCTCgcggctggaccgggaggagctgTGCGGGAAGAGCGCGCCGTGCGCCCTGcggctggaggtgctggtggagcgGCCGCTGCGCGTCTTCCACGTGGAGCTGGAGGTCACCGACATCAACGACAACGCCCCGCTCTTCCCCGCTGCCCGGAAAAACCTCAGCATCGCGGAATTATCTACGATGCCGGGGTCTCGGTTCCCGCTGGAGGGCGCGTCGGATGCAGATGTCGGAGCCAACGCGCAGCTCTCCTACACACTCAGCCCCAGCAAGCATTTCGGTTTGGATTTACAGCGGAGTGAAGAATACCGAGAATCCCTGTTTCTGGTGCTCGCGCAACCGCTGGACCGGGAGACGATGCCCGTGCACCGTTTGGTGTTGACGGCGAGTGACGGGGGCCGGCCGTCGCTGACGGGCACGATGGAGCTGGTGATCTCGGTGCTGGACGCGAACGACAACGCGCCCCAGTTCAACCAGTCGGTGTATAAAGTGCAGCTGCCGGAGAGCGCTGCAGAGGGGACGCTGGTGGCGCGGCTGAACGCCACGGATCCGGACATGGGAAGCAATTGCGAGGTGATGTTCAGTGCGAGCAATGCTTTTCCTCCAAAGGGATTAAACCTTTTCATTTTGAATCCGAAGACGGGCGAGATCCATCTCCGGGGCGCCCTGGACTTCGAAGAGGTCCGTTCATACGAGATACAAATCGAAGCGACAGATAAGGGGACGCCTCCGCTGTCGGGTCACTgcaaggtggtggtggaggtgctggacgtgaacgacaacgcgccggagGTGTGGGTGACGTCGCTgtcggtgccggtgccggagGACGCGGCGGTGGGGACGGTGGTGGCGCTGCTGAGCGTGTCGGACCGGGACTCGGGGGCGAACGGGCGGGTGCGCTGCGCGGTGCGGCCGGCGGCGCCGTTCGGGCTGGTGGCGAGGCTGGCGGGGTCGTACTCGCTGGTGCTGCGGGAGGCGCTGGACCGGGAGCGGGTGGCGGAGTACGAGGTGGAGGTGCGGGCGGAGgacggcggggcgccgccgctgcgcgccagccgcgggctgcgggtgccggtgtcggacgtgaacgacaacgcgccggcgtTCGCGCAGGCCGTGTACACGGTGCTGGCGCGggagaacaacgcggcgggcgcggagctggCGCGGCTGTGGGCGCGGGACCCGGACGAGGCGGGCAACGGGCGCGTGAGCTACTCGGTGGCggagggcggtggcggcggcgtgggcgcggcggcgggcggcgggtggcGTCCGGCGTCGAGCTACGTGTCGGTGGACGCGGAGAGCGGGCGGCTGTGGGCGCTGCAGCCGTTGGACTACGAGGAGGTGCAGGTGCTACAGTTCGAGGTGCGGGCGGTGGACGCGGGGGAGCCGCCGCTGTGCGGCAACGCCACGGTGCAGCTCTTCGTGGTggacgagaacgacaacgcgccggcgcTGCTGGCGCCTGCCGGCGtcgggccggggcccggggccgcgggcTCGGCGACGTCGGGGCCGAGCTCGGGGGCGTTGTGGGCGTGGGCGGCGTggggggcgccggcggggcaggtGGTGGCGAAGATCCGCGCGGTGGACGCGGACTCGGGCTACAACGCGTGGCTGCGCTACGAGCTGTGGGAGCCGCGGGGGAAGGGCCCGTTCCGCGTGGGGCTGTACAGCGGCGAGGTGAGCACGGCGCGGGCGCTGGAGGAGGCGGACGGCCCGCGGCAGAGGCTGGTGATCGTGGTGCGGGACCACGGGGAGCCGGCGCGctcggccacggccacgctgagCGTGTCGCTGGGGGAGGGCGCCgaggcggcgctggcggccgcgGGCTCGTCCTCGTCCtcgccgggggcggggctgcggccggcggcgggcgcggaggccG encodes:
- the LOC142088939 gene encoding protocadherin alpha-2-like, with translation MGVCWGPVVRVLVLQAAWALGGGQVRYSVPEEAKAGTVVGRLAQDLGLEAGEPEARRLRLVAQGRRASVEVSGASGALVVSSRLDREELCGKSAPCALRLEVLVERPLRVFHVELEVTDINDNAPLFPAARKNLSIAELSTMPGSRFPLEGASDADVGANAQLSYTLSPSKHFGLDLQRSEEYRESLFLVLAQPLDRETMPVHRLVLTASDGGRPSLTGTMELVISVLDANDNAPQFNQSVYKVQLPESAAEGTLVARLNATDPDMGSNCEVMFSASNAFPPKGLNLFILNPKTGEIHLRGALDFEEVRSYEIQIEATDKGTPPLSGHCKVVVEVLDVNDNAPEVWVTSLSVPVPEDAAVGTVVALLSVSDRDSGANGRVRCAVRPAAPFGLVARLAGSYSLVLREALDRERVAEYEVEVRAEDGGAPPLRASRGLRVPVSDVNDNAPAFAQAVYTVLARENNAAGAELARLWARDPDEAGNGRVSYSVAEGGGGGVGAAAGGGWRPASSYVSVDAESGRLWALQPLDYEEVQVLQFEVRAVDAGEPPLCGNATVQLFVVDENDNAPALLAPAGVGPGPGAAGSATSGPSSGALWAWAAWGAPAGQVVAKIRAVDADSGYNAWLRYELWEPRGKGPFRVGLYSGEVSTARALEEADGPRQRLVIVVRDHGEPARSATATLSVSLGEGAEAALAAAGSSSSSPGAGLRPAAGAEAGAASSSSTNVWLVVAICAVSSLFLLAVALYGASRWAPRAAALSGPGPATLVCASEVGSWSYSQRQSRSLCVADGAGKSDLMVFSPNLPPPPGPAAKETQPEPPAPPDTGR